In a single window of the Mesorhizobium shangrilense genome:
- a CDS encoding SDR family oxidoreductase: MDLGIKGRLAVVTGGSRNVGRAAAEALARDGCRVVIVSRNAKDARDVVDSLTAEGHHASAIEGDVSRHEGIAPLFERIRKEHGDPDILVYNNGGPPDSHVGAASVSDYLAGYDITVIGFIQAVEEVAGHMKEQGWGRIVTLGSMCAKHPHREVPMIVHNIVRPAALGASRTLANELAPFGITINTIGTGRIDGGENGSFRRTYRAIAAERGQDGDELIAQLLKSLPGGRGGKPEEVGALCAFLCSHLAGFITGQLVMCDGGQNNTLY; this comes from the coding sequence ATGGATCTGGGAATCAAGGGCAGGCTGGCAGTTGTGACGGGCGGTAGCCGCAATGTGGGCCGCGCGGCGGCGGAAGCGCTTGCGCGCGATGGATGTCGCGTCGTCATCGTTTCACGTAACGCCAAGGATGCCCGCGACGTCGTCGACTCACTGACGGCGGAGGGCCATCACGCCTCGGCAATCGAAGGCGATGTCAGCCGGCATGAGGGCATTGCTCCGCTCTTCGAACGCATCAGGAAGGAGCACGGCGATCCCGATATTCTCGTCTACAACAATGGAGGACCGCCGGATTCCCATGTCGGAGCGGCGAGCGTCTCGGACTATCTTGCCGGCTACGACATCACGGTGATCGGCTTCATCCAGGCCGTCGAGGAAGTCGCCGGCCACATGAAGGAACAGGGCTGGGGACGCATCGTCACGCTTGGCTCGATGTGCGCCAAGCATCCGCACAGGGAAGTGCCGATGATCGTGCACAACATCGTTCGTCCGGCAGCGCTCGGCGCGTCGCGGACGCTCGCCAACGAGCTTGCCCCGTTCGGCATTACCATCAACACCATCGGCACCGGGCGCATCGACGGCGGTGAGAACGGCTCATTCCGCCGCACCTATCGCGCCATCGCCGCCGAGCGGGGCCAGGACGGTGACGAGTTGATTGCGCAGTTGCTGAAGAGCTTGCCTGGCGGACGCGGCGGCAAGCCTGAGGAAGTCGGCGCCCTGTGCGCCTTCTTGTGCTCGCATCTCGCCGGTTTCATTACCGGCCAGTTGGTGATGTGCGACGGCGGCCAGAACAACACCCTCTATTGA
- a CDS encoding branched-chain amino acid ABC transporter permease, whose product MDFEIAAILFQDGIANGAIYTMLALGFVLVFTTTRVIFASYGDLIAFSALTLHAIQNGKLPGTVYILGVLAVLAASAECWSLLRERTYWKIPTALLLWLVIPLLPVGLVVALQGVDLNMVGQILVAMAVVVPIAPLLYRVVFQPIETSSTLTLLIVALVLHYALAGLAMVMFGAEGVRTAAFLGGSLTIFGFQFQSQLVIVLVMAGLLSAGLALFFNATLTGKALRATAYNRDGARLVGISTRRSSSIAFILAGLIAAVIGILIAPTVTIYYDSGLMIGLKGFVGAVLGGFVSYPLATLGSVLVGLVEAYASFFASSFKEIIVFLAVIPIVLTRWLWARHEVEDEEEHA is encoded by the coding sequence ATGGATTTTGAGATTGCGGCGATCCTGTTCCAGGACGGCATTGCAAACGGCGCGATCTATACGATGCTCGCACTCGGATTCGTGCTCGTCTTCACGACGACCAGGGTCATCTTCGCATCCTATGGCGATCTCATCGCCTTCTCGGCGCTGACGCTGCATGCCATCCAGAACGGCAAGCTCCCCGGCACTGTGTACATCCTTGGCGTCCTGGCAGTTCTGGCGGCCAGCGCCGAGTGCTGGTCGCTCCTCCGCGAGCGCACTTATTGGAAAATCCCCACGGCACTGCTCCTGTGGCTGGTCATCCCGCTTCTGCCCGTCGGCTTAGTCGTCGCGCTTCAGGGCGTCGATCTGAATATGGTGGGCCAGATCCTGGTTGCGATGGCGGTTGTCGTTCCCATCGCTCCCTTGCTGTACAGGGTCGTCTTCCAGCCCATCGAGACCTCCTCGACGCTGACGCTTCTGATCGTGGCGCTGGTCCTTCACTACGCGCTTGCCGGCTTGGCAATGGTCATGTTCGGCGCGGAAGGCGTCCGGACGGCTGCCTTCCTCGGCGGTTCGCTGACGATCTTCGGTTTCCAGTTCCAGTCTCAGCTTGTCATTGTGCTGGTCATGGCTGGCTTGCTGTCAGCCGGACTTGCGCTTTTCTTCAACGCCACGCTAACCGGCAAGGCGCTCCGCGCCACCGCCTACAACCGCGACGGCGCCCGGCTTGTCGGCATATCGACCCGGCGGTCGAGCAGTATCGCCTTCATCCTTGCCGGACTGATCGCCGCGGTCATAGGCATCCTCATCGCGCCGACCGTGACGATCTACTACGACTCCGGACTGATGATTGGTCTCAAGGGCTTCGTGGGGGCCGTCCTTGGCGGGTTCGTCAGCTATCCGCTGGCCACTCTGGGCTCCGTGCTCGTCGGCCTCGTCGAGGCCTACGCCTCGTTCTTCGCCAGCTCCTTCAAGGAGATCATCGTCTTTCTCGCCGTCATTCCCATCGTACTCACCCGCTGGCTGTGGGCGCGGCATGAGGTTGAAGACGAGGAGGAGCATGCGTGA
- a CDS encoding GMC family oxidoreductase produces the protein MSHPAFENWDYIVVGAGSSGAVIAARLSESGRHRVLLLEAGGVDNLFWMRAPLGAGRMLPRQDVMWQYETDPIPELRNRRLRWPRGKALGGSSSVNGALFVRGDYWHYDDWARRGATGWSYAEVLPYFKKMESFHGGDPRWRGTDGPISVEWNRAGLPVTDAFVQACVEAGIPENPDYNTQDCHGASRVQLNTKGGRRQSAAVGYLRPARGRSNLKIVTNAHVSGINLSGNRAEGVTYSVGGVSHSARATREVILSAGPIATPQLLELSGIGNPEILKRHGITPRIALNGVGENLIDHLQTRISLEAKNTKGLNEIVCSPWFKYWVGAQFLLFGRGLMTVPSVTAHALAKTQPDRLRPDLKITMHHFSGKDRMAYTKAGGIDQHPGLTFGVVQLAPESRGSLHISSPDPGKPPAIMPNQLSHPEDVRVLTEGIRIARRIAGQSALSGYVVQELRPGPDVVSDDELLEYIRDSGQSSYHPIGTCRMGTDAMAVVDPQLKVHGIEALRVADSSVMPTMPSGNTNAPSLMIGEKAADMILAAAT, from the coding sequence ATGAGCCACCCTGCCTTCGAAAACTGGGACTACATCGTCGTCGGAGCCGGATCGTCCGGGGCAGTGATCGCCGCGCGCCTTTCCGAGTCCGGGCGCCATCGTGTTCTGCTGCTTGAGGCAGGGGGCGTGGACAACCTGTTCTGGATGCGGGCGCCACTCGGGGCTGGTCGCATGCTGCCGCGTCAGGATGTGATGTGGCAGTATGAGACTGACCCAATTCCGGAACTTCGCAACCGGCGACTGCGGTGGCCGCGAGGCAAGGCACTCGGCGGCTCCAGTTCCGTCAACGGTGCGCTGTTCGTTCGTGGCGATTATTGGCACTATGACGATTGGGCGCGGCGCGGCGCCACCGGTTGGAGCTATGCTGAGGTCCTGCCCTATTTCAAGAAGATGGAATCGTTCCACGGCGGCGACCCTCGCTGGCGCGGGACGGACGGACCTATCTCGGTCGAGTGGAATCGGGCCGGTTTGCCGGTAACCGACGCTTTCGTCCAGGCCTGCGTAGAGGCCGGCATTCCCGAGAACCCAGACTACAATACGCAGGACTGTCACGGCGCCAGCCGCGTGCAGCTCAACACAAAAGGCGGCCGCCGCCAGAGCGCCGCCGTGGGTTACCTTCGGCCTGCGCGCGGTCGTTCCAACTTGAAGATCGTCACGAACGCGCACGTGTCTGGGATCAACCTATCCGGCAATCGGGCGGAAGGCGTAACCTACTCGGTAGGGGGTGTCTCCCACAGCGCACGCGCCACCCGCGAAGTCATCCTATCGGCTGGTCCGATCGCAACGCCGCAACTGCTCGAACTGTCCGGTATCGGGAATCCAGAAATCCTGAAGCGGCACGGCATAACGCCAAGGATAGCGCTCAATGGCGTCGGCGAAAATCTCATCGATCATCTGCAGACCCGTATCAGCCTCGAGGCCAAGAACACGAAGGGGCTGAATGAGATCGTGTGCAGTCCCTGGTTCAAGTACTGGGTCGGCGCCCAATTCTTGCTCTTCGGCCGTGGGTTGATGACCGTTCCTTCCGTCACCGCGCATGCACTTGCAAAGACGCAGCCCGATAGGCTGCGGCCGGACCTGAAGATCACCATGCATCATTTCAGCGGCAAGGACCGCATGGCCTACACCAAGGCCGGCGGCATCGATCAGCATCCGGGATTGACCTTCGGTGTCGTCCAACTCGCGCCGGAATCGCGCGGGAGCCTGCACATAAGCAGCCCCGACCCCGGCAAGCCGCCGGCGATCATGCCGAACCAGCTGTCGCATCCAGAGGACGTTCGGGTTCTTACCGAGGGCATAAGGATCGCACGGCGCATCGCAGGGCAATCGGCGCTCTCCGGCTATGTCGTGCAGGAGCTCCGTCCCGGACCTGACGTCGTTTCCGACGACGAATTGCTCGAATACATCCGCGACAGCGGGCAGTCCTCGTATCACCCGATTGGCACGTGCCGCATGGGCACCGACGCGATGGCGGTCGTCGATCCGCAGTTGAAGGTCCACGGCATCGAAGCCCTGCGCGTTGCCGACTCCTCGGTGATGCCGACAATGCCGTCGGGCAACACCAACGCCCCGTCGCTGATGATCGGGGAAAAGGCGGCGGACATGATCCTGGCTGCTGCGACGTGA
- a CDS encoding SMP-30/gluconolactonase/LRE family protein: MTDFRVLAEGLRFPEGPVVLEDGSVVLVEIEARTLTRILQDGTRIEVAQLEGGPNGAALGPDGKVYVCNNGGFAWHEDDEGLRPAGAPPGDPVGWIERVDLATGTVERLYDGDGPVPFRGPNDLVFDSHGGFWFTDAGKGTPRSVHRGGVYYAKADGSFIAEVIYPMWQANGVGLSAKGDRLYVAETVTGRVWEFEVTAPGQVRKMPFPSPHGGSLLVGLPGYQLFDSLAVDSDGNVCVATLMNGGITIISPDGSSIERVALPDRYVTNICFGGRNLRTAYVTLSSTGKLVAFEWPRPGLRLNQP; encoded by the coding sequence TTGACCGATTTTCGCGTGCTCGCTGAGGGGCTCCGCTTTCCGGAAGGACCAGTCGTCTTGGAAGACGGCTCGGTCGTGCTGGTCGAAATCGAGGCCCGCACCCTCACACGAATCCTGCAGGACGGTACTCGCATTGAAGTTGCGCAACTGGAAGGCGGGCCCAACGGGGCCGCGCTGGGTCCAGACGGCAAGGTTTATGTCTGCAACAATGGCGGCTTTGCCTGGCACGAGGATGACGAAGGTCTCCGTCCTGCTGGCGCGCCACCGGGAGACCCGGTTGGATGGATCGAACGTGTCGACCTGGCCACGGGTACGGTAGAACGACTGTATGACGGTGATGGACCTGTTCCCTTCCGCGGTCCCAACGACCTCGTGTTCGATAGCCATGGCGGGTTCTGGTTTACCGATGCAGGCAAGGGAACGCCGCGGTCCGTGCATCGTGGTGGCGTGTACTATGCAAAGGCAGACGGATCGTTCATTGCCGAAGTGATCTACCCCATGTGGCAAGCCAACGGCGTCGGTCTTTCTGCGAAAGGCGACCGCCTCTATGTCGCCGAGACGGTGACCGGCAGGGTTTGGGAATTCGAGGTCACCGCACCGGGACAAGTCCGAAAGATGCCTTTTCCATCACCGCATGGCGGCTCGTTGCTGGTGGGATTGCCCGGATACCAACTGTTTGATTCGCTTGCGGTAGACTCTGACGGGAATGTTTGCGTCGCCACGCTGATGAACGGCGGCATCACGATTATCTCGCCTGATGGAAGCTCGATCGAACGCGTCGCCCTACCGGACCGCTACGTGACGAACATCTGCTTCGGTGGCCGTAATCTACGCACGGCCTATGTGACGCTTTCGTCCACGGGAAAGCTCGTAGCTTTTGAGTGGCCGCGACCGGGCCTCCGCCTCAACCAGCCGTAG
- a CDS encoding ABC transporter ATP-binding protein: MMGFLRTANFNVSYGKIAAIRSMSIDMEPGRIVTIIGPNGAGKSTFLKALMGLLPFDGQAEFLGEPLQRHDVQYRVGKGMVLVPETRELFAQMSVRDNLLLGTFSRRRTGAASIREDFSRVFELFPRLAERASQIAGTLSGGERQMLALGRALMARPKLLMLDEPSLGLAPIVVREIFRVIAQLREMEVSILLVEQNARAALMTADHGYVLETGEVVLSGPAAELLHDPRIMRTYLGASAA; encoded by the coding sequence GTGATGGGTTTCCTTCGCACCGCCAACTTCAACGTCAGCTACGGCAAGATCGCAGCGATCCGCAGCATGTCGATCGACATGGAGCCCGGCCGCATCGTCACAATCATAGGGCCGAACGGCGCGGGCAAGAGCACGTTCCTAAAGGCGCTGATGGGCCTGCTGCCCTTTGATGGCCAAGCCGAATTTCTAGGTGAGCCGCTGCAGCGCCACGACGTTCAGTATCGTGTCGGCAAGGGCATGGTTCTCGTGCCCGAGACACGCGAGCTGTTTGCGCAGATGTCGGTTCGAGACAATCTGCTGCTTGGCACATTCAGCCGCCGCAGAACAGGCGCCGCCTCCATCCGCGAGGATTTCTCGCGTGTATTCGAACTGTTTCCGCGGCTTGCCGAGCGGGCCAGCCAGATTGCCGGAACCTTGTCGGGTGGCGAGAGGCAGATGCTGGCGCTTGGTCGTGCGCTCATGGCGCGACCGAAACTGCTGATGCTGGACGAGCCGAGCTTGGGCCTGGCGCCGATTGTCGTGCGCGAGATTTTCCGCGTCATCGCGCAACTGCGCGAGATGGAGGTCAGCATCCTGCTGGTCGAGCAGAATGCCCGCGCCGCCCTCATGACAGCCGACCACGGATACGTGCTCGAAACCGGCGAGGTCGTGCTTTCGGGCCCGGCCGCCGAACTGCTGCACGATCCGCGCATCATGCGCACGTATCTAGGTGCTTCAGCGGCATGA
- a CDS encoding FadR/GntR family transcriptional regulator codes for MTTSSARPEGVTLPLVDTAPSYKRVADMIEKEIVGGRIKPGDMLPTELELSAQLGVHRSTVRESIRSLENSGLLKRVGGKRLVASVPEPSAVARYNTRAMALRKVSFLDLWEVQMEIEPFCADLAASRITDEVAEEMMESVRKLESRIEDDEVVIAHDIEFHKIVARAAGNAALELSVDPISALLFSATLDLYQKVPQARHRLYEAHKAIAEAIYARDRKTAREWMTKHIRDFRRAYLIAGLELEAPISLDTGVMKF; via the coding sequence ATGACAACGTCGTCCGCTCGACCCGAGGGCGTCACTCTGCCGCTTGTCGACACAGCCCCCAGCTACAAGCGTGTCGCCGACATGATCGAGAAGGAGATCGTCGGCGGCCGCATCAAGCCGGGGGACATGCTGCCGACGGAACTCGAACTGTCGGCGCAGCTTGGCGTCCATCGTTCGACCGTCAGGGAAAGCATTCGATCACTCGAGAATTCGGGCCTGCTGAAGCGCGTCGGCGGCAAGCGGCTGGTTGCTTCCGTTCCGGAGCCGAGCGCGGTCGCGCGCTACAACACGCGAGCCATGGCCCTCCGGAAAGTCAGCTTCCTCGATCTCTGGGAAGTTCAAATGGAGATCGAGCCGTTTTGTGCCGATCTCGCCGCCAGTCGCATCACCGATGAAGTCGCCGAAGAAATGATGGAAAGCGTCCGGAAGCTTGAGAGCCGCATCGAGGACGACGAGGTCGTCATCGCTCATGACATCGAGTTCCACAAGATCGTCGCGCGGGCAGCAGGCAACGCCGCGTTGGAATTGTCGGTCGACCCCATCAGCGCGTTGCTGTTCTCGGCGACGCTCGATCTCTATCAGAAAGTCCCGCAGGCGCGGCACCGCCTTTATGAGGCGCACAAGGCCATAGCTGAGGCGATCTACGCCCGTGACCGAAAAACGGCGCGTGAATGGATGACCAAGCACATTCGCGATTTCCGCCGTGCTTATCTCATCGCGGGCCTCGAACTCGAGGCTCCGATTTCCCTTGATACCGGGGTCATGAAGTTCTGA
- a CDS encoding branched-chain amino acid ABC transporter ATP-binding protein/permease, whose product MTTIDRKVSAPVSPVSRYNMLLIGSVLALSILPFFVGSFGLLLLTLVGIYAIATLGLVLLTGSGGVTSFAQAAFMGIGAYTSTYMTLRLGFDPWLGLVGAIGLVALCAVLMGAVTLHLGGHYLPITTLAWAVAIYMVFGNLRDLGAHSGIGDIPPITLFGIVFDRPARTYYLVWTLLVLALLGAASMLSSRQGRAISALRGGVLLAESLGISAFRMRLLLFVLAAELGCLAGWLFAHTQSFIAPSSFDLNNSMQILLMSVLGGVGHVFGAVAGAAAVTLGRNWIQDTLPSLGFDAGTAEIVVFGIVFILLIHYSPRGLSPLLARVLPKRPNPALPELRTGERLAFDRAQQARASVQPLLELKGIGKRFGGLVAVDDLSFEVRAGSILALIGPNGAGKSTTFDLISGLKIPNSGSVSFVETPITGAPPHKLIGKGLARTFQHVKLRPQLSLLDNVLIGAHWRMRSGVAAAILGLDRAEEEAFRREALLALREVGLADDPFALAGNLPLGPQRLLEIARALISDPVLVILDEPAAGLRALEKKALADLLRHLRAKGMSILLVEHDMEFVMGLADDVVVLEFGRRLAVGKPADVRRDPKVQEAYLGGVA is encoded by the coding sequence GTGACGACCATTGATCGAAAGGTGTCCGCTCCGGTGTCGCCCGTATCGCGCTACAATATGCTTCTTATCGGCTCCGTTTTGGCGCTCAGCATTCTGCCGTTCTTCGTCGGGTCCTTCGGCCTACTTCTGCTCACCCTGGTGGGAATCTACGCCATTGCCACGCTCGGCCTCGTGCTGCTCACCGGTTCCGGTGGCGTGACGTCTTTCGCGCAGGCCGCCTTCATGGGAATCGGCGCCTATACGTCGACCTACATGACGCTTCGTCTCGGCTTCGATCCGTGGCTGGGGCTGGTTGGCGCCATCGGCTTGGTCGCGCTCTGCGCGGTTCTGATGGGTGCAGTGACGCTTCATTTGGGCGGCCACTATCTCCCTATCACCACGCTCGCGTGGGCGGTCGCGATCTACATGGTCTTCGGAAATCTCCGTGATCTGGGAGCTCACAGCGGCATCGGTGATATCCCGCCCATCACGCTGTTCGGCATCGTTTTCGACCGACCGGCGCGCACCTACTACCTGGTCTGGACACTGCTGGTGCTTGCCCTCCTCGGGGCGGCGAGCATGCTGTCATCTCGGCAGGGCAGGGCGATCAGCGCATTGCGAGGCGGTGTCTTGCTGGCCGAGAGTCTCGGCATCAGCGCGTTTCGCATGCGGCTTCTGCTGTTCGTACTGGCCGCCGAGCTTGGCTGCCTCGCCGGCTGGCTCTTTGCGCACACTCAGAGTTTCATCGCGCCCAGCAGTTTCGACCTCAACAACAGCATGCAGATCTTGCTGATGTCTGTGCTGGGCGGCGTTGGGCACGTCTTCGGCGCGGTCGCCGGGGCTGCCGCTGTCACACTCGGGCGAAATTGGATCCAGGACACCTTGCCCAGCCTCGGTTTCGACGCGGGTACCGCCGAGATTGTCGTGTTCGGTATCGTCTTCATCTTGCTGATTCACTATTCACCGCGCGGCCTTTCACCCCTACTGGCGCGCGTTCTTCCCAAGCGCCCGAACCCAGCGCTTCCGGAGCTCCGGACCGGAGAGCGACTGGCCTTCGACCGCGCCCAACAGGCTCGGGCGAGTGTTCAGCCTCTGCTGGAGTTGAAGGGGATCGGCAAGCGCTTTGGCGGCCTTGTGGCCGTCGACGACCTCAGCTTCGAAGTGCGCGCTGGCTCCATCCTCGCGCTGATCGGGCCAAACGGCGCCGGGAAGAGCACCACGTTCGATCTCATCAGCGGTTTGAAAATTCCCAACTCGGGCTCGGTCTCCTTCGTTGAGACTCCGATCACAGGCGCTCCACCGCACAAGCTGATCGGCAAGGGACTCGCCCGGACATTCCAGCACGTGAAGCTCAGGCCGCAGCTGTCGCTGCTCGACAATGTTCTGATTGGCGCGCATTGGCGGATGCGGTCCGGGGTCGCTGCCGCAATTCTCGGGCTCGACCGCGCCGAGGAAGAGGCATTTCGGCGTGAGGCGCTTCTGGCCCTGCGGGAGGTCGGCCTTGCGGACGACCCCTTCGCCCTCGCCGGAAATCTGCCGCTCGGTCCGCAGCGGCTTCTGGAGATTGCCCGCGCGCTCATTTCCGATCCCGTCCTCGTCATCCTGGATGAGCCGGCGGCCGGTTTGCGCGCGCTGGAGAAGAAGGCGCTGGCGGATCTGCTGCGCCACCTGCGCGCCAAGGGCATGTCCATTTTGCTTGTCGAGCATGATATGGAGTTCGTGATGGGCCTGGCCGACGATGTCGTGGTGCTCGAATTCGGACGCCGGCTGGCGGTCGGAAAGCCCGCGGATGTTCGCCGCGACCCGAAGGTGCAGGAAGCCTATCTGGGTGGGGTCGCGTGA
- a CDS encoding SDR family NAD(P)-dependent oxidoreductase, producing the protein MTGAASGLGRATAVELASHGNVVVIGDIDEDASRQTVSEIEAAGGKCVFERLDVTDRAGVASFVGRIVNRFGRLDCAVNNAAIEGPLHKVDTYPDHDWDRVIDVNLTGAFSCMKHELAQMAAQGGGSIVNIGSTASLKGIGLMSAYAAAKHALVGLTKTAAIEYGGQGVRVNALCPGSFQSPMNDRLHGNDGSKIGSAMPLGRLAECKEIAAVAAWLCSDEASFVTGAAYLVDGGRMAGSTLAT; encoded by the coding sequence GTGACAGGCGCCGCTTCCGGCCTTGGCCGTGCAACCGCGGTTGAACTGGCGAGCCACGGTAATGTTGTCGTCATAGGCGACATCGATGAAGACGCCAGCAGGCAGACGGTGTCCGAGATTGAAGCTGCTGGCGGGAAATGCGTCTTCGAGCGCCTCGATGTGACCGACCGTGCCGGCGTGGCGAGCTTCGTAGGCAGGATAGTGAACAGGTTCGGCAGGCTTGACTGTGCGGTCAACAACGCCGCGATCGAGGGACCACTTCACAAGGTGGACACCTATCCCGACCACGATTGGGACCGCGTCATCGACGTGAACCTCACAGGCGCCTTCTCCTGCATGAAGCATGAGTTGGCTCAGATGGCGGCGCAGGGCGGCGGCTCGATAGTCAATATCGGCTCGACGGCCTCCCTCAAGGGCATCGGACTAATGTCGGCCTATGCTGCGGCAAAGCATGCGCTCGTGGGGCTGACAAAGACCGCCGCTATCGAATACGGCGGGCAGGGCGTCCGCGTGAACGCGCTCTGTCCTGGCTCATTCCAATCACCGATGAACGACCGCCTCCACGGCAACGACGGCAGCAAGATCGGCTCGGCGATGCCTCTTGGCCGCTTGGCGGAATGCAAGGAGATCGCGGCAGTCGCGGCGTGGCTATGCTCTGACGAGGCGAGCTTCGTGACGGGAGCTGCCTATCTGGTGGATGGCGGCCGCATGGCCGGGTCGACATTGGCGACCTGA
- a CDS encoding ABC transporter substrate-binding protein, which translates to MISRLVSVTTACAIGALALASPALAEIKIGVIYSLSGPAASQGIALKNAVELAVPADIGGEKVNVIVLDDASDPAVASRNARKLVEGDNVDLIIGPSTAPTAIAIAQITSAAKLVLMPTAPVKLDDARDEWIFNVPPPPAKWMLPTIADMKKKGIKTIGFLGFSDAWGDINLSTLQALSKEAGFEIVADERYARADTSVTGQVLRLVSKNPDAIFLGVSGSAGVLANVAVVERGYKGPIYNSNGVFNKDFLSLGGAALEGIHANIGAIAVAESLPDSEPRKPVALDFIAKYNAKHGEGTVDAVSGFGYDSGLLAAEALENAVQTAKPGTPEFRAAIATELRKLNQVPGVHSIYTFADPKWPWGVGDDAAFLVTVKDGKWVLSN; encoded by the coding sequence ATGATTTCAAGACTCGTGTCTGTGACGACGGCATGCGCGATTGGCGCGCTTGCACTCGCCAGCCCAGCTCTCGCCGAGATCAAGATCGGCGTGATCTATTCTCTGTCGGGTCCTGCGGCCTCGCAGGGCATCGCGCTCAAGAACGCGGTCGAACTTGCCGTTCCGGCCGACATTGGCGGCGAAAAGGTGAACGTGATCGTCCTTGACGACGCCAGCGACCCTGCGGTCGCCTCGCGCAATGCGCGAAAGCTCGTTGAGGGGGACAATGTGGACCTCATCATCGGGCCATCGACGGCGCCCACGGCGATCGCAATTGCTCAGATCACGTCTGCCGCGAAGCTCGTTTTGATGCCGACAGCTCCGGTCAAGCTCGACGATGCCCGCGACGAATGGATCTTCAACGTCCCGCCTCCGCCCGCCAAGTGGATGCTTCCGACCATAGCGGACATGAAGAAGAAGGGCATCAAAACCATCGGCTTCCTCGGCTTCTCGGACGCATGGGGCGACATCAACCTTTCCACCCTGCAGGCGCTTTCAAAGGAAGCCGGGTTCGAGATCGTCGCGGACGAACGGTATGCACGCGCCGATACTTCGGTGACCGGGCAGGTGCTGCGCCTCGTCTCGAAGAACCCTGATGCGATCTTCCTCGGGGTTTCCGGTTCTGCCGGCGTCCTGGCGAACGTCGCCGTTGTCGAGCGTGGCTACAAGGGGCCGATCTACAATTCGAACGGCGTGTTCAACAAGGACTTCCTGAGCCTTGGCGGAGCGGCGCTCGAGGGAATCCACGCGAACATCGGCGCCATTGCGGTTGCCGAGAGCCTGCCGGATTCCGAGCCGCGCAAGCCTGTCGCGCTGGACTTCATCGCAAAGTACAACGCCAAGCACGGTGAAGGCACCGTCGACGCGGTCTCCGGCTTCGGCTACGATTCCGGTCTACTTGCCGCGGAGGCCCTGGAGAATGCGGTGCAGACCGCCAAACCCGGCACGCCGGAATTCCGAGCTGCGATAGCGACCGAACTGCGCAAGCTGAACCAGGTGCCTGGCGTGCACAGCATCTACACCTTTGCCGATCCGAAGTGGCCATGGGGAGTCGGCGACGACGCAGCGTTCCTCGTGACCGTAAAGGACGGAAAGTGGGTTCTTTCCAACTAG
- a CDS encoding IclR family transcriptional regulator, which translates to MTREPVKSAVRALEILKLFSEERRELNQKEIIGRLGYPQSSATFLLKSMVSSGFLSFDRKTRTYLPAPEVYRLGEWLESFGYEQMFRKGVLTALLDELIAETGETASITTQNDIYVQWHRIAGDDPVACRRVAQGTALPLTWSSYGYMLLSRESDSQIDRVVRLINAREAEPAYKLDVDRTTAALRAARSDDAFYMMNSRLEGVASIAALLPVRVAGRNVAVGIGGDSARVGPRRDEFMRRLTDTISAFKSDLLSNFCEERRLALAA; encoded by the coding sequence ATGACTCGTGAACCGGTCAAATCCGCTGTGCGGGCGTTGGAAATATTGAAGCTGTTTTCCGAGGAGCGCCGTGAGCTGAACCAGAAGGAAATCATCGGACGATTGGGTTATCCGCAGTCGAGCGCAACCTTCCTTTTGAAGAGCATGGTGAGCAGCGGCTTCCTTTCCTTTGATCGGAAGACTCGGACCTATCTGCCGGCGCCCGAAGTCTATCGCCTCGGTGAGTGGCTCGAGAGTTTCGGCTACGAACAGATGTTCCGCAAGGGTGTGCTGACAGCCCTACTGGACGAACTCATTGCCGAGACCGGCGAGACGGCGTCGATCACCACTCAGAATGACATCTATGTTCAGTGGCATAGGATTGCCGGCGACGATCCGGTGGCTTGTCGCCGAGTGGCGCAAGGCACTGCTTTGCCGCTGACTTGGTCTTCCTATGGCTACATGCTTCTGAGCCGGGAGAGCGACAGCCAGATCGATCGGGTGGTCAGGCTCATCAACGCGCGCGAGGCTGAGCCGGCATACAAGCTGGATGTGGACCGCACGACCGCAGCGTTGCGCGCGGCGCGTTCCGACGACGCGTTCTACATGATGAATTCACGCCTCGAAGGGGTTGCCTCGATTGCAGCCCTTCTCCCTGTGCGCGTCGCGGGCCGCAACGTTGCCGTGGGCATCGGTGGGGACAGCGCTCGGGTCGGCCCGCGCCGCGACGAGTTTATGCGCAGGCTTACGGACACCATTTCCGCCTTTAAATCGGACCTCTTGTCCAACTTCTGCGAGGAACGCAGGCTGGCGCTCGCAGCCTAG